In Zonotrichia albicollis isolate bZonAlb1 unplaced genomic scaffold, bZonAlb1.hap1 Scaffold_83, whole genome shotgun sequence, one DNA window encodes the following:
- the LOC141728057 gene encoding serine/threonine-protein kinase PAK 3-like, with the protein MGTECVGEDWHSAWTMIHHLATAAFAAYGVCFSAYYVTHFARHLKHVFCSAEDPEVLLEKEQEHTASSEMPCQTHGELFPARGQEEQLRQQVEEPQENGQNIKAEPQAELSEAQSAIMAAKRRNEDIQEEKNLPMQRGNQQKQVNEVMSATPLMKLSPFCCSLQKIDEQMQTELQEIEARTKARKKRLEEKIKIIKEKMNCLLQEQKTPEKQVEVSPSYLAACREFQQMTGNQEAGGWHEAQELNHPEMLQDKLIPRKGNLCHTFLTSTHLLSQTYTDSDTEAAAAAAVPSQGAFAPQLKKWSLSPWFTSRADPAAAQQQEMASDSLEQQRGMVKMENPILKYIELENIGSGTFGDVFKALNSATGVEVAIKKIQLQGLRKKELKVSELMVMKVNRNANLVNCLDSYLVGEELSLVMEYMDGGTLSDVISQTYLSEDEMAAISRECLQGLDYLHSNHVIHQDVKSRNILLRTDGSVKLADFGLFAQLSPEQGRRSSVAGAAGWLAPEVVTGQPCGPKVDIWSLGIVGIEMVEREVPSWNATPVLPQLLIATGGRQKLQQPNLFSSCLRDFLSCCLQRDEARRWSAKELLQHPFITSAKAASTLAPLIISVKRRMEKQTAL; encoded by the exons GACACCTGAAGCATgtattctgcagtgctgaagatcctgag gtgcttctagagaaagagcaggagcacactgcctcatctgagatgccatgccaaACTCacggagagctgttccctgcccgagggcaggaagagcagctcaggcagcaggtggaagagccacaggagaatggccag aacatcaaggcagagccacaagcagagctttctgaagctcagagtgccatcatggcagcgaagaggaggaatgaagacATCCAAGAGGAGAAGAATCTCCCTATGCAGAGGGGCAATCAACAAAAACAGGTGAATGAAGTAAtgtcagccactccactcatgaaactGAGTCCTTTCTGTTGTTCTTTACAGAAAATTGATGAACAGatgcagacagagctgcaggaaattgaGGCTAGGACcaaggcaaggaagaagaggctagaagaaaaaattaaaatcatcaaagagaaaatgaattgcCTCCTTCAGGAGCAAAAGACTCCAGAAAAGCAA gtggaagtgtcgccatcctacctggcagcctgcagagagttccAGCAAATGACGGGCAACCAAGAGGCCGGAGGCTGGCATGAGGCCCAGGAACTGAAccatccagagatgctgcaggataAGCTCATCCCgaggaag GGCAATCTCTGCCACACCTTCCTGACATCAACTCATCTCTTGTCTCAGACCTACACCGACTCTGacactgaagctgctgcagcagcagcagtgccatccCAAGGAGCCTTTGCTCCCCAGCTGAAGAAGTGGAGCCTGAGCCCTTGGTTCACCTCCcgtgctgacccagctgctgctcagcaacaggagatggcgagtgactccctggagcagcaga GGGGAATGGTGAAGATGGAAAATCCTATTCTAAAATacattgaactggaaaatattggcagTGG gactTTTGGAGATGTTTTCAAAGCACTCAACAGTGCCACAGGAgtagag gtggccatcaagaaaatacagcttcaagGACTGAGGAAGAAGGAACTAAAAGTCAGTGAACTCATGGTCATGAAGGTGAACAGGAATGCCAACCTGGTCAACTGTTTAGACAG ctaccttgtggGTGAGGAGCTGTCCCTGGTtatggagtacatggatggaggcactcTGAGCGATGTCATCAGCCAGACCTACTTGTCagaagatgagatggcagccatcagtcgggag tgcctgcaaggactggattaTCTTCATTCAAACCATGTTATCCACCAAGATGTGAAAAGcagaaacatccttctcagaaccgacggctctgtcaagctgg CTGACTTTGGcctctttgctcagctcagccctgagcagggcagacggAGCTCCGTGGCCGGCGCTGCTgggtggctggcgcctgaagtggtgacaggtcaaccatgtggccccaaagtggacatatggtctttgggAATCGTGGGCATCGAAATGGTGGAACGAGAAGTTCCTTCCTGGAATGCAACTCCTGTCCTG cctcaactcctgatagccacaggaggaagacaaaagctgcagcagcccaaccTATTTTCATCttgcctgcgtgacttcctgagctgctgcctgcagagagacgaggcgcggcgctggtctgccaaggagctgctgcag CATCCATTTATAACATCAGCCAAGGCTGCATCCACCCTGGCACCACTCATCATCTCAGTGAAGAGGAGGATGGAGAAGCAAACAGCGCTATAA